A genomic window from Candidatus Eisenbacteria bacterium includes:
- a CDS encoding ABC transporter permease: MSGKMLAVFRKEVIDTLRDGRSIFAIFVFPFLLYPAMLFFISWMHMKEGEEAKALEVRVGVVGGATLPFLADSLAAMPGVTAVPLEAAPASMDDAHVNAVLVVPAGILGSIARGDSARVELLYKEADNKSSAAAARIERILDPVRQALTVSWAQSHGAHTDTPPLLVVEKKDVSLKSEMGRYIAALLIPYLLMVMMAAGSMQTAIDATTGEKERSTLETLLATSASRAELLLGKCAAVIAAAVTGAVTGITGLWFTFAVVAKAFPAMGTSELELSIGPDKLILIFLTLLPTAVFLSAVLVAIGCFARSMREGQTYASYVYMVAIFMGLGSLGQQTPSMSRFFIPFLNTALLQREILTNSVQLLHAVAAVGVTTAAAAVMLTIAVRLFSNEAVLFRT, encoded by the coding sequence GTGAGCGGTAAAATGCTCGCGGTGTTCCGGAAAGAGGTGATCGACACGCTCAGGGACGGGCGGTCGATCTTCGCGATATTCGTCTTCCCGTTTCTTCTCTACCCGGCGATGCTCTTCTTCATCTCCTGGATGCACATGAAAGAGGGCGAGGAGGCGAAGGCCCTCGAGGTGCGCGTGGGCGTGGTCGGTGGGGCCACGCTGCCGTTCCTCGCCGACAGCCTCGCGGCGATGCCCGGCGTGACCGCGGTGCCGCTCGAAGCGGCGCCCGCCTCGATGGATGACGCCCACGTGAACGCGGTGCTGGTCGTGCCCGCCGGGATTCTCGGGTCGATCGCGCGGGGGGACAGCGCGCGGGTCGAGCTTCTGTACAAGGAGGCGGACAACAAGTCGTCCGCGGCAGCCGCGCGGATCGAGCGGATCCTGGACCCGGTACGCCAAGCGCTCACTGTCTCGTGGGCGCAGAGCCACGGCGCGCATACCGACACGCCGCCGCTGTTGGTCGTCGAGAAGAAGGACGTCTCTCTCAAGAGCGAGATGGGCCGCTACATCGCCGCGCTCCTCATTCCGTACCTCCTCATGGTCATGATGGCGGCCGGCTCGATGCAGACGGCGATCGACGCGACGACCGGCGAGAAGGAGCGGAGTACGCTCGAGACCCTGCTTGCGACCTCGGCCTCGCGCGCCGAGCTCCTGCTGGGGAAGTGCGCCGCCGTGATCGCCGCGGCCGTGACGGGCGCGGTCACCGGTATCACCGGGCTCTGGTTCACGTTCGCGGTCGTCGCGAAGGCGTTCCCGGCCATGGGGACCAGCGAGCTCGAGCTCTCGATCGGGCCCGACAAGCTGATCCTGATCTTCCTGACCCTGCTGCCGACGGCCGTCTTCCTGAGCGCGGTCCTGGTCGCGATAGGCTGCTTCGCGCGGAGCATGCGGGAGGGCCAGACCTATGCGTCGTACGTCTACATGGTCGCCATCTTCATGGGACTGGGAAGCCTTGGCCAGCAGACGCCTTCGATGTCTCGATTCTTCATCCCGTTTCTGAATACGGCCCTTCTCCAGCGCGAGATACTCACCAATTCCGTGCAGCTGCTACATGCCGTCGCGGCCGTGGGCGTGACGACGGCCGCGGCCGCGGTCATGCTCACGATCGCGGTCCGACTATTCTCGAACGAAGCCGTCCTCTTCCGGACCTGA
- a CDS encoding aminopeptidase P family protein: MKSDVDRLLEERGLSAAIILRGETPNPTFRYLAGPAAAHISAAILVWRPGQRPHLVHAAMERDSAAATGFELSEYGSHGYRKILEDEGSRERANARLLVKVLGELGVKGPVLIHGYGEVGRNYHVLNRLREWAPGIEIAEDEDLGLFDRARLSKEPDEVDAVRTVAGACGRAYERIRKVIGRGRLEGKRLKDSEGWVTIGRLRREVRKVFFDADLEEPHGNIIAMGRDAGVPHNVGNDSDVIEEGRPIVVDLYPVQSGGGYYFDVTRTLCVGRAPAELKELHALVREAVERTVNSLATETPARMYQEKVCDLFEQRGHKTIRQDERLQEGYIHGLGHGIGLEVHERPHLGGPSQNRDRIAPGSLFTVEPGLYYPSRNLGVRIEDVVYARPDGSFQNLTQIPYELEVAPASS, translated from the coding sequence ATGAAGAGCGACGTCGACAGACTTCTCGAAGAGCGCGGGCTCTCGGCCGCGATCATCCTGCGCGGCGAGACCCCGAACCCGACGTTCCGCTACCTCGCCGGGCCCGCGGCCGCCCACATCAGCGCGGCGATTCTCGTCTGGCGCCCGGGCCAGCGGCCGCACTTGGTGCACGCCGCGATGGAGCGGGACAGCGCCGCCGCGACTGGATTCGAGCTGAGCGAATATGGGTCGCACGGCTATCGGAAGATTCTCGAAGACGAAGGATCGCGGGAGCGCGCCAACGCCCGGCTTCTGGTCAAGGTGCTTGGGGAGCTGGGGGTGAAGGGCCCCGTTCTGATTCACGGCTACGGCGAGGTCGGCCGGAACTACCACGTCTTGAATCGCCTCCGGGAATGGGCGCCGGGGATCGAGATCGCCGAGGACGAGGATCTCGGCCTCTTCGACCGGGCTCGGCTCAGCAAGGAGCCGGACGAGGTCGACGCGGTCCGGACGGTCGCGGGAGCTTGTGGAAGGGCCTACGAGCGGATCCGCAAGGTCATCGGCCGCGGCCGTCTCGAGGGAAAGCGGCTCAAGGATTCCGAAGGGTGGGTCACCATCGGCAGGCTGCGACGTGAGGTGAGGAAGGTGTTCTTCGACGCCGACCTCGAGGAGCCGCACGGGAACATCATCGCGATGGGGCGGGACGCGGGCGTCCCCCACAACGTGGGGAACGACAGCGATGTGATCGAGGAGGGGCGACCGATCGTGGTCGACCTCTACCCGGTCCAGTCGGGCGGAGGCTACTACTTCGACGTGACCCGCACGCTCTGCGTCGGGCGCGCGCCGGCCGAGCTCAAGGAGCTCCACGCGCTCGTGCGCGAGGCCGTCGAGCGGACGGTCAACTCGCTGGCGACGGAGACCCCCGCGCGCATGTACCAGGAGAAGGTCTGCGATCTCTTCGAGCAGCGCGGACACAAGACGATCCGACAGGACGAGCGGCTTCAAGAGGGCTACATCCACGGCCTGGGGCACGGGATCGGCCTCGAGGTCCACGAGCGGCCGCACCTGGGCGGCCCGTCCCAGAATCGCGACCGCATCGCGCCGGGCTCGCTCTTCACCGTGGAGCCGGGTCTCTATTACCCCTCGCGCAACCTGGGCGTTCGGATCGAGGATGTGGTCTACGCTCGCCCGGACGGATCCTTCCAGAACCTGACCCAGATTCCCTACGAGCTCGAGGTCGCGCCCGCGTCCTCCTGA
- the hflX gene encoding GTPase HflX, with protein MSRVAASTRRRRERAILAGRAPARFANGADPFTELRLLAETAGAEVLGEVLQRRASVRSSTFLSKGKIEEVRLLSEEQDATLLLMDDDLSPAQSRNLEEELDLRVVDRSGLILDIFARRARTREARLQVELAQLEYVLPRLTRMWEHLSRLGGGIGTRGPGETQLEVDRRRIRERIAKLKRELEGVVRERRVQRKGRLGCYKVSLVGYTNAGKSTLFNALTRARVFVEDQLFATLDPTTRVYATSGRTRALLTDTVGFIRKLPAHLVASFRATLEEVTEADLLLHVVDAAEPSPQVHIDAVESVLEEIGALGRPRLLVFNKIDALADEVGLIGLRAQHPGAVFVSAVTREGIPELREESIRRLRAEDGSLRQQESPNGE; from the coding sequence ATGAGCCGCGTTGCCGCGTCGACCCGCCGCCGCCGCGAGCGGGCAATCCTCGCGGGCCGGGCTCCCGCGCGCTTTGCCAACGGGGCCGACCCCTTCACCGAGCTTCGCCTCCTCGCGGAAACCGCGGGGGCCGAGGTGCTGGGCGAGGTCCTCCAGCGGCGCGCCTCCGTCCGCTCTTCGACGTTTCTGAGCAAGGGCAAGATCGAGGAGGTTCGTTTGCTATCCGAGGAGCAGGACGCCACCCTCTTGCTCATGGACGACGACCTCTCGCCCGCGCAGAGCCGCAATCTCGAGGAGGAACTGGATCTGCGCGTCGTGGACCGGAGCGGTCTCATCCTCGACATCTTCGCGCGGCGGGCACGGACGCGGGAGGCGCGGCTTCAGGTCGAGCTGGCGCAGCTCGAGTACGTTTTGCCGCGGCTGACCCGCATGTGGGAGCACCTCTCGCGTCTCGGAGGCGGAATCGGCACGAGGGGGCCCGGCGAGACCCAGCTCGAAGTCGACCGCCGGCGGATCCGCGAGCGGATCGCGAAGCTCAAGCGGGAGCTGGAGGGCGTGGTGCGCGAGCGGCGCGTCCAGCGGAAGGGGCGCCTGGGCTGCTACAAGGTCTCGCTGGTCGGCTACACCAACGCCGGGAAATCGACCCTCTTCAACGCCCTCACGCGGGCGCGCGTCTTCGTGGAGGACCAGCTCTTCGCGACCCTCGACCCGACGACGCGCGTCTATGCCACGAGCGGGCGCACGCGCGCGCTGCTCACCGACACCGTGGGATTCATCCGGAAGCTCCCGGCGCATTTGGTCGCCTCGTTCCGCGCGACCCTCGAGGAGGTGACCGAGGCCGATCTCCTCCTTCACGTGGTCGATGCCGCCGAGCCGAGCCCGCAGGTCCACATCGACGCGGTCGAATCGGTCCTGGAAGAGATCGGCGCGCTGGGCCGGCCGCGCCTCCTCGTGTTCAACAAGATCGACGCGCTGGCCGACGAGGTCGGCCTCATCGGCCTGCGCGCGCAGCATCCCGGCGCGGTCTTCGTCTCCGCGGTGACGCGGGAAGGGATTCCGGAGCTGCGCGAGGAGTCGATTCGGAGGCTCCGCGCGGAGGACGGCTCTCTCAGGCAGCAGGAATCGCCGAACGGGGAGTGA
- a CDS encoding M24 family metallopeptidase translates to MDRDRIARIQEALREEGLLGWLLFDFHGVNPIARSVLEMADGPTAPKTTRRWFYLVPARGEPQRVVHRLEPRSLDHLPGESRIYLTWQELDRALADVIGRLLASGSSGPAGAKIAMEYSPLARLPYVSRVDAGTVELVRGAGAEVVSSADLAQRFGGVLPPAAREDHRRTGAILHGVIQGALERARELARSGARLTEVSLQAWIQERFAEAGLVSSDPPTVAVNAHSGDPHFTPAPDHDAPIVPGDFILIDAWAKAARAGAVYADYTQVAFLGPSAPERHREVFAAVRDARDAAIAAVGDALRAGRAIRGCDVDDAARGVIRERGFGERFVHRTGHSIGTEVHANGVHLDNLETRDERRLIEGTLVSVEPGVYLDDFGVRSEVNLLIDGGEAIVTTQPIQRELPALLP, encoded by the coding sequence ATGGATCGGGATCGGATCGCCCGGATTCAGGAGGCGCTCCGGGAGGAGGGGCTCCTCGGCTGGCTCCTCTTCGATTTCCACGGCGTGAACCCGATCGCGCGGTCCGTCCTCGAAATGGCGGACGGGCCGACGGCCCCCAAGACCACGCGGCGTTGGTTTTATTTGGTCCCCGCGCGCGGCGAGCCTCAAAGGGTGGTCCACCGCCTGGAGCCGCGCTCCCTCGATCATCTCCCCGGCGAGTCCCGGATCTACCTCACGTGGCAGGAGCTGGATCGCGCGCTTGCCGACGTCATCGGGCGGCTCCTCGCGTCCGGCAGCTCGGGCCCCGCGGGCGCCAAGATCGCAATGGAGTACTCGCCGCTCGCGCGGCTCCCCTACGTCTCGCGGGTCGACGCCGGGACGGTCGAGCTGGTGCGGGGAGCGGGAGCCGAGGTCGTCTCCTCCGCCGACTTGGCGCAGCGCTTCGGCGGAGTGCTTCCGCCGGCAGCGCGGGAGGATCACCGTCGCACCGGGGCCATCTTGCACGGCGTCATCCAAGGCGCGCTCGAGCGGGCGCGGGAGCTCGCGCGCTCCGGCGCGCGGCTCACCGAGGTGTCGCTCCAGGCCTGGATCCAGGAACGATTCGCCGAGGCCGGCCTCGTCTCGAGTGACCCGCCCACGGTCGCCGTGAACGCGCACTCGGGCGACCCGCACTTCACGCCCGCGCCGGACCACGATGCCCCCATCGTCCCCGGCGATTTCATCCTCATCGACGCGTGGGCCAAGGCCGCGCGGGCAGGAGCCGTGTACGCCGACTACACGCAGGTGGCGTTCTTGGGCCCGTCGGCGCCCGAGCGGCATCGGGAGGTGTTCGCCGCAGTCCGCGACGCCCGCGACGCCGCGATCGCGGCGGTGGGTGACGCGCTCCGCGCCGGCCGCGCGATTCGCGGCTGCGACGTGGACGACGCGGCCCGCGGCGTGATCCGCGAGCGGGGCTTCGGCGAGCGATTTGTGCACCGGACCGGGCATTCGATCGGAACGGAGGTGCACGCGAACGGAGTCCACCTGGACAACCTCGAGACACGGGACGAACGCCGGCTCATCGAGGGAACGCTCGTGTCCGTGGAGCCGGGAGTCTACCTCGACGACTTCGGCGTCCGGAGCGAGGTGAACCTCCTGATCGACGGAGGGGAGGCCATCGTGACGACCCAGCCGATCCAGCGCGAGCTCCCCGCGCTCCTCCCGTAG
- a CDS encoding aminoacyl-tRNA hydrolase: MATATVPLREIRFRTSRSGGPGGQNVNKVETRVELWWGLEESPSFTPAEKVRLRASLGRRLGADGGVRVVSQKFRSQSRNREAAVERLRELVADALRPRKSRRATRPTGSSREARLEAKKRRAATKRLRIRGPHFDG; this comes from the coding sequence ATGGCGACCGCGACGGTGCCGCTCCGCGAGATCCGCTTCCGCACCTCCCGCTCCGGAGGTCCTGGCGGACAGAACGTGAACAAGGTGGAGACCAGGGTCGAGCTTTGGTGGGGCCTCGAGGAATCGCCGTCGTTCACGCCCGCGGAAAAGGTCCGCCTCCGCGCGTCGCTGGGCCGGCGCCTGGGCGCGGACGGTGGGGTCCGCGTCGTGAGCCAGAAATTCCGGAGCCAGTCCCGAAATCGCGAAGCCGCGGTGGAGCGGCTGCGCGAGCTGGTGGCCGACGCGCTCCGGCCCCGCAAGTCGAGGCGCGCGACGCGACCGACAGGGTCCTCCCGGGAAGCCCGGCTCGAAGCGAAGAAACGCCGGGCGGCCACGAAGCGACTCCGAATCAGGGGGCCTCACTTCGACGGCTGA
- a CDS encoding ABC transporter substrate-binding protein: MKSFPIKPGPAVIAVSALALVALAVAIPIVWKPAAFRPAGTDGSTPPGAHGTARPPEPKPGPTVFRFFQENPTNLDAALASDAYSSTVIAQIYSPLVGLTSSLEPTPQAADSWTISRDGLTYVFHIREGVRFHNGRAVTAGDFAFSLTRVFTEPFLSEGLAAGYLDAIEGVPEFIGGKAKAVRGIQVLDDRRLRIHLSRPYRPLLTALALDQTSAVPREVLEARGKQALEVTPVGCGPFRFVRREGAQGVVLAANPDYFMGRPAIDTLIFHAPQGDVTSLGADALLDGRATLSALPADRIEEFRARRGITMLRWQDLSLAFLGMNATIKPLDDPRVRRAIALAVDRQAMLDLQPEGKTLAQGILPPGLPGYTPIQKTYPHDVARARALLTEAGFGPENPLPKLRLYRRSTTNAKTLQVDSLMVRSLAAAGIPVETRYVTWAVLDRLITARKAPMFALSWVADIPDPDTFLRALFYSSSGTNYFRYSNSTVDSLLDVARGADDPTLRQSAYEHAEELILREAPFVPLHNPASFIGLRDEVVGLEMNPLGISTLAMEKLRFAGPRHDEERRSAGR, translated from the coding sequence ATGAAATCGTTTCCGATCAAGCCCGGGCCAGCGGTAATCGCGGTTTCCGCGCTGGCGCTCGTCGCCCTCGCCGTCGCGATCCCCATCGTCTGGAAGCCAGCGGCGTTTCGTCCCGCCGGCACCGACGGCTCCACCCCGCCCGGTGCGCACGGCACCGCGCGGCCGCCCGAGCCGAAACCAGGGCCGACGGTATTCCGATTCTTCCAGGAGAACCCGACGAACCTCGACGCGGCGCTGGCATCGGACGCGTACTCGTCGACGGTCATCGCACAGATCTACAGCCCCCTCGTGGGCCTCACCTCGAGCCTCGAGCCGACGCCCCAAGCGGCGGACAGCTGGACGATCTCGCGCGACGGCCTGACCTATGTTTTTCACATCCGCGAAGGCGTGCGCTTCCACAACGGGCGCGCCGTGACCGCCGGCGATTTCGCCTTCAGCCTCACGCGCGTGTTCACCGAGCCCTTTCTCTCGGAAGGCCTCGCGGCCGGATACTTGGACGCGATCGAGGGCGTGCCGGAGTTCATCGGGGGGAAGGCGAAGGCGGTGCGGGGCATCCAGGTTCTCGACGACCGCCGACTCCGGATCCACTTGAGCCGGCCGTACCGTCCGCTCTTGACCGCGCTGGCGCTCGATCAGACCTCGGCCGTGCCCCGCGAGGTGCTGGAGGCGCGCGGCAAGCAGGCCCTTGAAGTCACGCCCGTGGGCTGCGGCCCGTTCCGCTTCGTGCGCCGCGAGGGGGCTCAGGGCGTCGTGCTCGCCGCGAACCCCGACTACTTCATGGGACGCCCCGCCATCGACACCCTGATCTTCCACGCGCCGCAGGGCGACGTGACCTCGCTGGGAGCCGACGCGCTCCTCGACGGGCGGGCGACGCTGAGCGCCCTTCCCGCCGATCGGATCGAGGAATTTCGCGCGCGCCGCGGCATCACGATGCTCCGGTGGCAGGATCTGAGCCTCGCCTTCCTCGGCATGAACGCGACCATCAAGCCGCTCGACGACCCGCGTGTCCGCCGCGCGATCGCGCTCGCGGTCGACCGTCAGGCCATGCTCGACCTCCAGCCCGAGGGGAAGACACTCGCGCAGGGGATTCTCCCTCCCGGCCTTCCCGGGTACACGCCGATCCAGAAGACCTATCCGCACGATGTCGCGCGGGCCCGCGCGTTGCTGACCGAGGCCGGATTTGGTCCGGAAAACCCGCTGCCGAAGCTCCGGCTCTACCGTCGGAGCACGACCAACGCCAAGACCCTTCAGGTCGATTCGCTCATGGTCCGCTCGCTTGCCGCGGCCGGCATCCCCGTGGAAACCCGCTACGTGACGTGGGCGGTCCTCGACCGCCTCATCACCGCGCGAAAAGCCCCGATGTTCGCGCTGTCCTGGGTGGCCGACATCCCCGACCCCGATACGTTCCTTCGGGCGCTCTTTTACTCGTCCAGCGGAACGAACTACTTCCGCTACTCGAACTCGACGGTCGACTCGCTCCTGGACGTGGCGCGAGGCGCGGACGATCCCACCCTGCGCCAGAGCGCCTACGAGCACGCCGAGGAGCTGATTCTTCGCGAGGCCCCCTTCGTCCCGCTTCACAACCCGGCCAGCTTCATCGGCCTGCGCGACGAGGTCGTGGGACTGGAAATGAACCCGTTGGGAATCTCCACGCTGGCCATGGAGAAGCTCCGCTTCGCGGGGCCGAGGCACGATGAGGAACGGCGAAGCGCCGGTCGCTGA
- a CDS encoding response regulator, with amino-acid sequence MRNGEAPVADGPRRPRAGLQARIFITFGVIVVGLVSAAVTFFVRSETDSLLRETRKRGFAVARSIAWLSTPSLLSYNYIALNQAASRSQAGSEIAYVVIYDKEGQIAADSRSQNSFGQPPRDAADFTAQAVREEHWSFIEPNRPGGGRILEILLPVYVEGYQVKWGTVRVGISLEGLDREIAALTQHLIIAGLLAAILCLVGARLAARGITRPMDRLVAATRAIAQGDYSQRLHLKSGDEIETLAWHFDRMADEVQRQQAEALASRENLARLNQGLEAAVQARTHALAESEGKYRILVESAPQGILILQSGKAVFANPAIEQMTGRAAAELLRAGFDAVTLFAGESVPAILEAFATPEHPRTQLAAEVLHASGRRIFVEMQIAPLVFQNAPATMILLSDVTALRDLQERLTRGEKLRALGELAAGVAHDFNNNLGIILGRAQLLLMRATDPETAAGLQVVRQAAMDAGEAVRRIQQFSRVREDRAQEVIDLPALAEEVVEITRGKWKNESERRGVKVETKIEVEDPRPILGSRAEIREALTNLIFNSVDALPKGGTITIRCRSEERFAILEVADNGVGMTEEIRGRMFEPFFTTKGVSGNGLGLSMVYGIVSRHRGTVEVDTIPDAGTVVRMRFPATDREKNAQPGRQMVRAPFQARILVVDDEPEILRVLRDALEESGHVVETASSGTEGIERFRGATFDAVLSDIGMPDLSGWDVARTVRREGSPGLILGLVTGWGATISEEMVTEHGVNFVVAKPFDVEDLISKVNQAINGGPVTLPRAASPTSYRPT; translated from the coding sequence ATGAGGAACGGCGAAGCGCCGGTCGCTGACGGTCCGCGGCGGCCCCGCGCCGGCCTTCAGGCCCGTATCTTCATCACCTTCGGGGTGATCGTGGTCGGGCTCGTCTCGGCCGCCGTCACCTTCTTCGTGCGGAGCGAGACGGACTCGCTCCTCCGCGAGACCCGGAAGCGCGGCTTCGCGGTGGCGCGCAGCATCGCGTGGCTCTCCACGCCCTCGCTTCTCTCCTACAACTACATCGCGCTGAACCAGGCGGCCAGCCGCTCCCAGGCCGGCAGCGAGATCGCCTACGTCGTGATCTATGACAAGGAAGGCCAGATCGCCGCCGACAGCCGCTCCCAGAATTCCTTCGGTCAGCCCCCGCGCGACGCGGCCGACTTCACGGCGCAGGCCGTGCGCGAGGAGCACTGGAGCTTCATCGAGCCGAACCGGCCCGGGGGCGGGCGAATCCTCGAGATTCTTCTCCCGGTCTACGTCGAGGGATACCAGGTCAAGTGGGGCACCGTGCGGGTCGGGATCTCCCTCGAGGGGCTCGATCGGGAGATCGCGGCGCTCACGCAGCATCTGATCATCGCCGGCCTCCTCGCGGCGATTCTCTGCCTCGTCGGCGCGCGCCTCGCGGCGCGAGGAATCACGCGCCCGATGGACCGGCTGGTGGCCGCCACGCGCGCGATCGCCCAGGGCGACTACTCCCAGCGTCTCCATCTCAAGAGCGGCGACGAGATCGAGACGCTCGCATGGCATTTCGACCGGATGGCCGACGAGGTGCAGCGCCAGCAGGCCGAGGCCCTGGCGAGCCGTGAAAACCTGGCGCGCCTGAACCAAGGCCTCGAAGCGGCCGTCCAGGCCCGGACGCACGCCCTGGCGGAGTCCGAGGGCAAGTACCGGATCCTCGTCGAGAGCGCGCCCCAGGGCATCCTCATCCTACAATCGGGGAAAGCGGTATTCGCGAATCCGGCGATCGAGCAGATGACCGGCCGCGCGGCCGCCGAGCTGCTCCGCGCCGGCTTCGACGCGGTGACCCTCTTCGCCGGGGAGTCGGTTCCGGCGATTCTGGAAGCCTTCGCGACCCCCGAGCATCCTCGCACGCAGCTCGCGGCGGAGGTGCTCCACGCATCGGGTCGCCGGATCTTCGTCGAGATGCAGATCGCTCCCCTCGTCTTCCAGAACGCGCCCGCGACGATGATCTTGCTCTCCGACGTGACGGCGCTCCGCGACCTTCAAGAGCGGCTCACCCGGGGCGAGAAGCTCCGCGCCCTCGGCGAGCTGGCGGCGGGCGTGGCCCACGACTTCAACAACAACCTCGGCATCATTCTCGGCCGGGCGCAGCTCCTCCTCATGCGGGCCACCGATCCGGAGACGGCGGCCGGTCTCCAGGTCGTTCGCCAGGCCGCGATGGACGCCGGCGAAGCGGTCCGGCGGATCCAGCAATTCAGCCGCGTCCGCGAGGACCGGGCCCAAGAGGTGATCGATCTGCCGGCGCTCGCCGAGGAGGTCGTGGAGATCACGCGCGGCAAGTGGAAGAACGAGAGCGAGCGTCGCGGCGTCAAGGTCGAGACGAAGATCGAAGTCGAGGATCCGCGCCCGATTCTCGGGTCGCGCGCGGAGATCCGCGAGGCGCTCACGAATCTCATCTTCAATTCGGTCGACGCGCTCCCGAAGGGTGGGACGATCACGATCCGCTGCCGCTCGGAAGAGCGGTTCGCGATCCTGGAGGTCGCCGACAACGGCGTGGGCATGACCGAGGAGATACGGGGCAGGATGTTCGAGCCCTTCTTCACCACGAAGGGAGTCTCCGGAAACGGGCTCGGACTCTCCATGGTCTACGGGATCGTGTCGCGGCACCGCGGCACGGTGGAGGTCGACACGATCCCGGACGCAGGTACGGTCGTCCGGATGCGCTTCCCTGCAACCGACCGGGAGAAGAACGCGCAGCCGGGACGCCAGATGGTCCGCGCGCCGTTCCAGGCCCGGATCCTCGTGGTGGACGATGAGCCCGAGATCCTGCGCGTCCTCCGCGATGCTCTGGAGGAGAGTGGCCACGTCGTGGAGACCGCCTCCTCTGGCACCGAGGGGATCGAGCGGTTCCGCGGCGCCACGTTCGACGCGGTCCTCTCCGACATCGGCATGCCGGACTTAAGCGGCTGGGACGTGGCGCGCACCGTGCGCCGGGAGGGTTCACCGGGCCTGATCCTTGGGCTGGTCACGGGCTGGGGGGCCACGATCAGCGAGGAGATGGTGACCGAGCACGGCGTGAATTTCGTGGTCGCGAAGCCCTTCGACGTAGAGGATCTGATCTCGAAGGTGAATCAGGCCATCAACGGCGGACCGGTCACGCTACCTCGAGCCGCTTCACCCACCTCATATCGCCCGACTTGA
- a CDS encoding GNAT family N-acetyltransferase, with the protein MSASTTTRIDGPLVYLEVPGPEHLPTIWKVYLDAPDYFEALTGSSDFDPGDIEMMYEDAITDDARYYFAVRRTDNKSLIGTLEVEVGSAEVPSVLRGLVLSQAERGRGYGRAALELLEGFLVEEHGATSIAADVPAGYDDGERFLEAVGYRERRLKSGDMRWVKRLEVA; encoded by the coding sequence ATGAGCGCGTCGACGACGACCCGAATCGACGGACCATTGGTTTACCTGGAAGTCCCCGGACCGGAGCACCTTCCCACGATCTGGAAGGTCTACCTCGACGCCCCCGATTACTTCGAGGCCCTCACCGGCTCCTCCGACTTCGACCCCGGGGACATCGAGATGATGTACGAGGACGCGATCACCGACGACGCGCGGTACTACTTCGCGGTCCGCCGGACGGACAACAAGAGCCTGATCGGAACGCTGGAAGTCGAGGTCGGCTCCGCGGAGGTTCCGTCGGTGCTGCGCGGGCTCGTGCTGTCGCAGGCGGAGCGGGGCCGCGGCTACGGCCGCGCCGCGCTCGAGCTGCTCGAGGGATTTCTCGTGGAGGAACACGGCGCGACGTCGATCGCGGCCGATGTGCCCGCGGGCTATGACGACGGAGAGCGGTTTCTCGAGGCGGTCGGCTACCGCGAGCGACGGCTCAAGTCGGGCGATATGAGGTGGGTGAAGCGGCTCGAGGTAGCGTGA